From one Sphingobacteriales bacterium genomic stretch:
- a CDS encoding 6-carboxytetrahydropterin synthase: MLFVTKIFHFEMAHAIHGYDGPCKHIHGHSYVLEVTVTAHSDDNAYLKETGFIVDFKDLKKIVSDTIVHRYDHKLVLSKEYMDENPAFSEAENLIIWDFEPSAENIILYFKNELNAILSEEMQLSKLKLYETSSSYAEWIK; the protein is encoded by the coding sequence ATGTTATTCGTTACCAAGATATTTCATTTTGAAATGGCGCATGCCATACATGGATATGATGGCCCCTGTAAGCATATTCACGGACATTCCTACGTATTAGAAGTTACGGTGACCGCCCATTCTGATGATAATGCATACCTGAAAGAAACGGGATTTATCGTTGATTTTAAGGATTTGAAAAAGATAGTCAGTGATACCATTGTTCATAGATACGACCATAAACTGGTATTGTCAAAGGAATATATGGACGAAAATCCAGCTTTTAGTGAGGCAGAGAACCTGATTATATGGGATTTCGAACCCAGCGCGGAGAATATAATACTCTATTTCAAAAATGAATTGAATGCCATACTATCGGAAGAGATGCAACTGTCCAAGCTTAAATTATATGAAACCAGCAGTTCTTATGCCGAGTGGATTAAATGA
- a CDS encoding response regulator transcription factor encodes MKSIRLILIDDHQMLIDGLSALLTTYDDIEILKTFTNGNGLLDEIETLQPDIVLTDISMPDMDGYELTKRIKQLLPQTNVIALSMFGGINEINKMLEAGISGYLLKNVGNLELIEAIRKVASGKMHFSDDVSEEMAKNAYSKSSKPEHQPRLTDRELEILKLIVLELNNAEIADKLFISERTVETHRKNMIRKFNTKTIVGLIKYALDKKLI; translated from the coding sequence ATGAAAAGCATCCGACTGATACTGATTGATGACCACCAAATGCTGATTGACGGATTGTCAGCATTACTCACCACGTATGATGATATCGAAATTCTGAAGACCTTCACCAACGGGAATGGTCTACTGGATGAAATTGAGACATTACAACCCGACATTGTTCTGACGGACATCAGTATGCCGGATATGGACGGTTATGAACTGACAAAAAGAATTAAACAGCTTTTACCGCAAACGAATGTCATCGCCTTGTCCATGTTTGGGGGTATAAATGAAATCAATAAAATGCTGGAGGCCGGAATTTCCGGTTATCTTTTGAAAAACGTAGGTAATCTGGAACTGATAGAGGCTATACGTAAAGTAGCCTCGGGAAAAATGCATTTCAGTGATGATGTATCGGAAGAGATGGCGAAGAATGCCTATTCCAAATCATCCAAACCGGAACATCAGCCCAGGCTTACAGACAGAGAACTGGAGATTCTGAAACTCATCGTACTCGAACTGAATAATGCAGAAATTGCAGATAAATTATTTATCAGCGAACGGACAGTGGAAACCCATCGCAAGAATATGATTCGCAAATTCAACACCAAAACGATTGTAGGCTTAATAAAATATGCCCTGGATAAAAAATTGATTTAA
- a CDS encoding sensor histidine kinase yields the protein MIRICNYLNLIFFTSFYLIGFLNLYSETRHSLLDSAEHYKFSNYKKSIDFARQIESDAESTGNDTLVAESILIQGVATYLAGKHDEALGFYLKALKLFSAAHYNSGIARTYNELGILYRKQNKPDLSKTILSEALRIMNASVNPEIVATSHNNLGLVYEAENKIDSAEYSYKKAYEIYKRTSNRLGMAYALDYLSGIYARTERFDEAERDLRKSLALRQQLNDKTGIAISINNLGELFFAKKDYPKALYYFRSAFDSATVLDFIDLKANALNMQAAVYQSTGDYKNAYEALQQYNTIQKKILDEKRLKNIEEFEAKYESEKKENEITRQKLQLIQRKNISISLIGILLSALFAFYFIYNRYKQQQEKRLQLELLKEAEKRSRAILESEENERQRLARELHDGVGQLLTATKLHLNTLSNSFSASSDQKSGLDNSMNMLDESIREIRSISHNMVPDLLQQSGLEKAVGDFVSKFNQTGKTELEWECIGWMESMLEETSKLMLYRIIQEAVSNALKYSGSTKIMLQLTADEHEISLLIEDNGKGFDVMEAKRKGGIGLKNILLRTEYLKGTLDIDSSPQNGTTIIIEIPLS from the coding sequence ATGATTAGAATCTGCAATTATTTAAACCTGATTTTCTTTACTTCTTTTTACTTAATTGGTTTCCTGAACTTATATTCTGAGACCAGGCATTCCCTGTTGGACAGTGCCGAGCATTACAAGTTTTCCAACTATAAAAAAAGTATTGACTTTGCTCGGCAAATCGAGTCCGATGCTGAATCAACCGGAAATGACACGTTAGTGGCAGAATCCATTCTGATTCAAGGAGTTGCCACTTATTTAGCAGGCAAACATGACGAGGCGCTGGGGTTTTATTTAAAAGCCCTTAAACTATTCTCAGCGGCCCATTATAACTCCGGCATCGCCCGAACCTATAATGAGTTGGGCATCTTATACCGTAAACAAAACAAACCCGACTTGTCTAAAACGATTTTATCGGAAGCCTTACGAATAATGAATGCTTCTGTGAATCCGGAAATCGTTGCAACCTCTCATAACAATCTCGGTTTAGTGTATGAAGCTGAAAACAAGATTGACAGTGCAGAGTATAGCTACAAAAAGGCATACGAAATATACAAACGTACCAGCAACCGGCTTGGTATGGCATACGCACTGGATTATCTGAGTGGTATTTACGCCCGTACCGAACGCTTTGATGAGGCCGAACGTGATTTAAGGAAATCATTGGCATTAAGACAACAGCTGAACGATAAAACCGGCATAGCCATTTCCATTAATAATTTAGGGGAATTATTTTTTGCAAAGAAGGATTATCCCAAAGCTTTATATTATTTCAGATCTGCCTTTGATTCGGCAACGGTGCTGGACTTTATAGATTTGAAGGCCAATGCGCTGAACATGCAGGCAGCTGTATATCAGTCAACCGGCGACTATAAAAATGCCTATGAAGCATTGCAGCAGTACAATACCATCCAAAAAAAGATACTCGATGAAAAACGGCTGAAAAACATTGAAGAATTTGAGGCAAAGTATGAGAGTGAAAAGAAAGAAAATGAAATTACCCGCCAGAAACTGCAACTGATTCAACGTAAAAATATTTCCATTTCCTTAATCGGGATATTATTATCCGCCCTTTTCGCATTTTATTTTATTTATAACAGATATAAACAACAGCAAGAAAAACGGCTGCAGCTCGAGTTACTAAAAGAGGCAGAAAAACGCTCCAGGGCGATACTTGAATCAGAAGAAAACGAACGGCAGCGGCTGGCGCGCGAATTACACGACGGTGTCGGACAATTACTAACGGCCACAAAACTCCACCTTAATACACTCTCGAACTCATTTTCAGCCTCTTCAGACCAAAAGTCAGGCTTAGACAACTCCATGAACATGCTCGATGAATCCATCCGGGAAATTCGCTCCATTTCCCATAATATGGTGCCGGATCTACTGCAACAGTCAGGGCTGGAAAAGGCTGTGGGCGATTTCGTTTCTAAATTTAATCAGACAGGGAAAACAGAATTGGAATGGGAATGCATCGGCTGGATGGAATCCATGCTGGAGGAGACTTCTAAGCTCATGCTATACAGAATCATACAGGAAGCCGTCAGCAATGCCTTGAAATATTCCGGTTCCACTAAAATAATGCTTCAGCTAACAGCCGATGAACATGAAATCTCCCTGCTTATAGAAGATAATGGCAAAGGTTTTGATGTAATGGAAGCCAAAAGAAAAGGCGGAATTGGATTAAAAAACATCTTACTGAGAACTGAATACCTGAAAGGAACTTTGGATATTGACTCCTCCCCGCAAAACGGCACTACCATTATAATAGAAATTCCATTATCTTAA
- a CDS encoding DUF4294 domain-containing protein, which produces MIKKSGIFIFFFFTIQVLQAQSEKDPIVLPKVILLGDTLPEIVLDPIEINATRLTKVNLQDWEMRYLRKVYPYALRTARLTKKINDDLQQCKTKRQQKRYLNECEKVLRGEFEDNLKNLTRKQGQFLIKLIHRETGQTVYDLLKDYRSGWKAFWWNFAGKFFQLNLKDTYDPKGDDKEIENYIARLEEIYQQDGTKYKIENEQFNTPIPGEKRPK; this is translated from the coding sequence TTGATAAAAAAGTCAGGCATATTCATATTTTTCTTTTTTACCATTCAGGTGCTTCAGGCGCAGTCTGAGAAAGATCCTATAGTATTACCTAAAGTAATATTGTTAGGTGATACGCTTCCTGAAATTGTATTGGATCCGATAGAGATTAATGCGACACGACTGACAAAAGTAAACCTGCAGGATTGGGAAATGCGTTACTTGCGGAAGGTATACCCTTATGCCTTGCGGACGGCACGGCTGACCAAAAAAATAAATGATGATTTGCAGCAATGTAAAACAAAAAGGCAGCAAAAACGTTACCTGAATGAGTGCGAGAAAGTACTGAGAGGGGAATTTGAAGATAACCTGAAAAATCTGACCAGAAAGCAAGGGCAGTTCCTGATAAAACTGATACACAGGGAAACTGGACAGACGGTGTATGATTTACTGAAGGATTACAGAAGCGGCTGGAAAGCGTTTTGGTGGAATTTTGCCGGTAAATTTTTTCAGTTAAACTTAAAAGATACGTATGATCCTAAGGGTGATGACAAGGAAATTGAAAACTATATTGCCCGATTGGAGGAAATATATCAACAAGACGGAACCAAATACAAGATAGAAAATGAGCAATTCAATACACCAATTCCGGGTGAAAAACGCCCAAAATAA